aaaaatagctacagTACCTGGAAATGTTAAATCAAATTCAGCTTGTAGAAAGAAACATTAAGTTAACCAAACATTTTGATCACACAAAGTGTAcaaatttaacataaaattagATGTATCCTGgataatacaataaaaaatatgcCATCTGTATAAATTTAAACAcctttttttaatagaaacagTTACAAAGACGCTTTCACAAACAGTCCTCTTGAGAAGTAAACAGCAGCTGCCTGGGAGATGGGGTGGCCTTCGGGGGATGTCGCCAGCAGTCTGGCCAGCGGAGGCCGCAGCACTGAGGGTGAGTCCCAGGCCTTTGTGATGGGGACGCTCATCAGCCGAGATGCCGGTGACGTCATTCCTGGGATGAGACCCGAGAGGCTCCGCTGCAGAGCACGTGCTCCGGGCGGGAGGAGGACCAGGATCAGCCTGCCCCCGTCCTCGGGCCGGGCTGTCAGCACACCGTGGACAGCGGGGGAAAAGGGTTCTGCTTGCTGACAACCAGCTTCTGGTGCTGGTGTGAGATGTAGCCTTTGATgtgaccctgggggatgggagagATGGGGGCTCATGACTCTGAAGGTCAAGGCTGTTAGGGTGAATGAACTGGAGCCAGGGgacagcaccccccacccccaccgccccagcTATCGTGCAGTCAGCTCGCTGAGAGGAAAACGagcctgtgtacacacacacacacacacggaacatgtgcgcgcgcacacacacacggaacatgcgcgcgcacacacacacacggaacatgtgcgcgcgcacacacacacggaacatgtgcacacacacggaACATGcgtgcgcacgcgcacacacacacacacacacacacacacacaccgccagCCCCACCACAGCCTCTGGGGACACAGCGGGTACCAGACGCCCCAGCCGGGCCAGAGCCCACACACCATGTAGATAAGGTTGGCCAGGATGCACTGGACCTCGGCGATGTCCACGCCCTCCACCTGCATGAACTTCAAGGCCACCAGGAACGCGTCCAGGGACAGCTGGTGGGTCTTGAGCAGCAAGTACCTGGAAGAGGCACAGCTCAGGCTGTTGCTGGCGGGACACGACGACCGAGCAGGCAGGAGAACCTCTGCTCGGGAGGAACACAGCACCTCCCGCCCTGCAGGAGCCTCGGAAAACAAAGCTTCCGGGTGTAACTGACTTTCCCATTTAAACAGCCACCACTACAAGCACACCTGACTGAGTATTTCCTTGAATCTCGGGCGCTTCCATGCTCACGTGTCAACACCCCTCAAGTGGGGACGCACCTGACGGGACGGTCAGGGATCTGATGACCTGCGAACCTTGCTAACCTGGACGAGCTCCTCACAGCCGCAGGTCTGACCGAGATCCTGCTGGGACCAGGCCTCGGCCAAGAGCCCACTTCCGAGTTCCACAAAGAAAAGGACAACTTCCTGACGCACAGGAGTGGCCGGAGGGTCAGCGAGCCACAGGCGACAGAGACAGGCACCAGTGCCATGCTCTGACCGCCGTGCAGGTgcgtgctcagggctggtgacaGAACTCCTGCCAAAGCCCACTCTTCACACAGCCCGAGCTTCTGCCCCCGCTCCCTCAGCGGGCCTGCGCGCTCCCTCACCCGCTCCCTCAACCGGGCCTGCGCGCTCCCCCACCCGGGCCTGCGCGCTCCCCACCCGGGCCTGCGCGCTCCTCACCCGGGCCTGCGCGCTCCCTCACCGGGCCTGCGCGCTCCCTCACCTGCGCGCTCCCTCACCGGGCCTGCGCGCTCCCTCACCCGGGCCTGCGGGCTCCCTCACCGGGGCCTGCGGGCTCCCTCACCCGCTCCCTCACCCGGGCCTGCGCGCTCCCTCACCGGGGCCTGCGCGCTCCCTCACCGGGGCCTGCGCGCTCCCTCACCGGGCCTGCGCGCTCCCTTGCGCGCTCCCTCACCCGCTCCCTCACCGGGGCCTGCGCGCTCCCTCACCCGGGCCTGCGGGCTCCCTCACCAGCTCCCTCACCCGGGCCTGCGCGCTCCCTCACCGGGGCCTGCGCGCTCCCTCACCGGGGCCTGCGCGCTCCCTCACCGGGCCTGCGCGCTCCCTTGCGCGCTCCCTCACCGGGGCCTGCGCGCTCCCTCACCCGCTCCCTCACCGGGGCCTGCGCGCTCCCTCACCCGGGCCTGCCCGCTCCCTCACCGGGGCCTGCGGGCTCCCTCACCCCGGTGCGGCCTCGCCTGGGCCCTGAGCAACCCCTCCCTCATCTGGGCCCTGTGCCCTCCCCCTGGACAGCACCAGCACCAAGCCCGGGGCTGCAGATCAGCTTCATTCCACGGAACCAGGAAGGAAGGCTGTGCTCACACTTTCTTAAAGAGGTTCCGGTAGGTGATGATCTTCAGCTTCTCGAGGATGAGGAAGATGCCGCAGCGGATGAAGAAGGTCTCATGCGCGGCCAGGGCCTCGTTCAGGAGGAGGAGGTTGCCTTCGCTGGGCCACAGAGACGTGCAGACGCAGGCAGGACACCACCCAGGAAAAGAGACAGGACCCCATTAGTCCCCTCACAACCCAGGCCTCTGCACAGACTGTATATTCTAAGCAGTCCCCAGGGGAAGAGAAAACTACCTCACAGCTCGGGTCACCTCCGCAAACTGCATGAGATGGTACTTCTTCAGAAGCTCGATGGTCGGCATGTGGCCCTGAGGCAGAGTAATTTTTCAGAGTAAGAACCTTCTCGTTTTTAACAGAACTGTCTTTGATAAAACCCTTACcaagttttaaaaacttttaacctgtgtttctcagactttcttCCTAAGTAACTGAACAAAAAATGCTTCCTAGTCAAGTGGAAACAAACGCTGGTCCAGAAATCAGAAAACCTGGCACCAAGACAGCTCTGCCAACAGTGGCGTGTGACCCTGACCTCGACCTTTAGTGACCACAGGAACAGGTGGCCCCTGAAGGAACACTAGGCTACGACTCAGGGATTCAGACCCAGCTTCCAGAACAATGAGCTGAAAACCCAAGACTGGCTGTTCCACAAAGTCGGGTGAGCCGTGGAGAGCGGCGTGgcactctctcctccccaccacacGCCGTCCAGGGCCGGGCAAGttttaactgtgtgtgtgtgtgtgtgtgccgctgtgacaatttttaagaaacttcaaCAGGAGGAACAGGGGCTCTATCACTGTGAGGAACAGGAGCTCTATCGCTGTGAGGAACAGGGGCTCTATCGCTGTGAGGAACAGGGGCTCTATCGCTGTGAGGAACAGGAGCTCTATCGCTGTGAGGAACAGGAGCTCTATCGCTGTGAGGAACAGGAGCTCTATCGCTGTGAGGAACAGGGGCTCTATCGCTGTGAGGAACAGGAGCTCTATCGCTGTGAGGAACAGGGGCTCTATGGCTGTGAGGAACAGGAGCTCTATCGCTGTGAGGAACAGGAGCTCTATCACTGTGAGAAAGTTTTAGTCAATTAACTTGCTAGttacatgcctttttttttttttttacaaataccaAAAACGACTTTCAGTGAGCAAGTGAGACACCCAGACAGGCTGGAATGATCTTTCCTCTCTTGGTTAATCCAGCTCTATTATCCTAGATTTTCAGGAGTAACAGACATAACATGCACTATTTTAGCTGTCTTAAACGTATGTTAAACCTTTGAGTGAGGTGATcttaggaaaaaggaaacaaaaccagaCAAGCCTTTCTAGAAGGATCTGGAAATGTCAGTCACGGAGACAGTGGTTCGCGTCACACCCAACACTTGTTCCTCCATCCTGGGGGTGCTCTCACATGTGGCTCAGACCGAGACCCACCGCACATGGGCTGCGTTGTGAAACGGCGACACACCCCTTGCAGGGGACAGGCCCCCAGAGAGCTGGACGGACCACTTACCAGGAGCATCTTCACAGGAAGCAGGTAAATGAGGACCATTCTCTTGTTCTTCTGGCTGGAACGATGGCAGTGCTCAAAAGCAAAGGACAGGTACTCCTCAGCTGTGGAGTCGGCCACAGACGTGGTCAGCACAGTCCCCACCCTGTGCCTGGCGATACACCCACCCTTACGCAGGGGCCCAAAGGTTTCAGGGGCGACAATGTATCCCATCAACATTAACAGATCATTTTCCACAGGGTCAGCTGTTCAAAAATATCCAAGAGAGCACTCAGTGAAGACTCAGAGGAGCAGCGACGCTTTCTGGGACTTCAACCGAGCGCACAGCTGGCCTGAAGGGGGCAGGCCTGCTCTGCACGGGTGCCCAGCACACGGGTGTTCTCAATGGCGAGCGCACAGCTGGCCTGAAGGGGGCAGGCCTGCTCTGCACGGGTGCCCAGCACACGGGTGTTCTCAATGGCGAGCGCACAGCTGGCCTGAACGGGGCAGGCCTGCTCTGCACGGGTGCCCAGCACACGGGTGTTCTCAATGGTGAACACTGCAATATCGCTCCGTCCGTGGCTGCTGATCACGAACGCAGAGTAACCAAAGGACACGGGACTGACCATGAGTCAGCTGCGGATTAGCCCTCTCGTTCAGCTATCCCAACGCTTCATATTTTAGGGGAAAGAAAAAGGTAGGGGGACCAATCAAGGAAAGTCCTCTTTCAAAAGCTGTACGTATTAaaggcaagctctgggagtaggtgatggacagggaagcctggcatgctgcatttcatggggtcgcaaagctggacatgactgagcaactgaactgatgtattgaAAACTctgtgaaaggaaatgaaaagttgGTCTGTACAACCCCAAGGAATAAGAAAACAGAGCTCTCATTATGAAAGAGCTGTTCTGTCATCAGAGCCTCTGTGGCTGTTGACACGCGAGTGAAAAGGCTCTTCCGTCTCACACCGCGCCTGAAGTCATTTGGCTTCACGTGTGAGTAACTGTCAAGGAAGTGAGTTTAAAAAGTCTGATCTGAGAATAAGAGAAGAATCATAAAGGACCACCACATACTGGCCACTCcaaactttcagaaaaagaaaataaacggCCTCCCGATCTTGAAAAAGCGAAGGACACAAACCACATAACATGGTTTCGTGAAAGGGCAGCTCGGATGTAGCACTGACCCGCTGCCCCCAGCCACAGGTGCCGAGCTTGACGCCAGCGCAAGGGCACGTCCCTCGAGGCTGCAGCCGAGCCACGAGCTGCCCGGTCCCCACGTCCTGTGCCGAGAGGACCTGCTGAGGCCACGGGGAAGCACTGAGCGTGGCCCACACGTGGGACAGACGTGCGTGGGTCCCTCCCCCAGGAAAGGGCACAGCGGTGACCGGCTCAGGGACCTGGTGCTGAGCAAGAAACGCAAATGGGATTTTCCCTTCTACAACCGACTCGGTGTCGGAGCAACGCTGCCTGGATGCAGTGGACACCATCTCTGCCTCCGCACCAGAAGGCAGAAGGTGCTCTGGACCCCCGGCTGCCTGGCGGCAGTGACGCACCTTGCTTGAAGTCGCTGTCGAACATGGCCTTGCGCCCCACGTAGTACCTGTAGGTCACCCTCTGGGCCGTGCTGTAATCATCCTTCAGGTTTGAGCTGTCGATGGCTCTGATGAGCGGTTTACACAGATGCAGCTTGTTGATCTAGAGCAAGTAGGAATCTACTCCAGAAGCTCTTCCAGATAAACAGGTAGGACAGCCACCAACCCCTGGCCACTGACACGCCTCCTGAGGTGGGTTCACATGATCAGAACTGAGGGCTCACTAAGGACACAGCACACTGCCGCTCCGTCCAGACCAGGCCACAGGGCAACGCCCACATGCAGGGGCGCTGACCGGACACGCTCCCCACCTGACCACACCGTCACACCCGGACCTGCGTAGGTGCCAGCACCTGGCTGCCTGGAGCCGCAGAGGGTGGAGGTGAGCACAGACGGCGCGCGCGGAGCACTCACAGCAGTCCCTGCGCCCGGAGGCCCTCAACCAGCACCAGCCCCCAGGACTGTGTGCGGCCCGTGGGGACTGATTCTCAAGCCAGGCCTGGCAGGCCGGCTGACAAGGGACAGAAACGCTCTCTGGGAAGACAGGCAGAATTCAAGCAGAGTTTAccttaaaataaatcttgaaTAACTGATTCACCAGAAACAGCATTCCCCACTTCTTGGAATCCTCTATACCAGCGCGACTGCAGGGAAAGTAACGTTTTAAAGGTCACACAGGAAACAAGAATGTATGTACAAATCACAAAGCAAACTTTCAAGACAAATTCGCATCCTGAGATAAAACCCCACAGTTCAAGTCAAACTCATGAAAGAATGTAACGCTGCAAAAGAAGGCGTCTCCTCTGACAGGTGGACCTGGAGGGCTGGCCCCAGGAGTTCTGACACTGGCAGAGGAAGCCTGCTAGGCCTGCAGCGATGTTGTGTGCGAGCGGACTGTTATCAAGCGTCTGTGACACGTGGTGAAAGTACCTGATCTTGTCATCACAACATCATGAACCACTGAGACACAACACGTGAATTTCAGAAAGCGTGAGACCCAGCGCGCCAGCCACGGGAGCCCAGAGGCACGGTGCCCGGTGTGTGCTGAGCATGAgatgattcttttctcttatccCCTACCAGGCAACGGATCATTCAAAGCAGAAGCGACCGTGGCGTGGGGTTACAGCCGCGCCTGCCCGCCCCAGACTCACGTGTCGCTGGCGCAGACGCGGAAGCAGCCCATCAGCAGCTCGGCCGCTTTCTCCAGCATGTCCCCCACCTTGCTCTTCCCCTTCTTCACCAGCTGCTGGTCTGCCTGACAGGAAGCAAGAGCCTTCACTTTTCATCTCCTCTTGATTCTTCAATTAGAAAGAAAATCACCACACAGCCAGAAGCAAAACTGGACAACCCAggggcagcccccaggctccgaAGAGACCCTCCAGGCTGCGCTGCAGCGCCTCCCAAACTGCGGTGTCTACTGCTTGCTCCAACTTCCAACAGGCCAAACCGCTCTGCAACCAGTTCAGACCGCTGCGCTGGTCGCCGAGTTCTTAAGCCTGAGTTGCCCAAGCCACGTGCTGCTAAGAAGCCTTTTCTCACTTGGCACAGACGCCCTGATGACAGACGACACAGAGGGGGGTGCACAGAGAAGCCAGGAGGCAGTGTGGGCGCCCCCCGCGGCCCCGCCGCAGCTCGGCCGCCGTGCAGTCAGCACGCAGGCCTGCGGCCCCCCCTCCACCCACAGGAGGGGGGCCCAAGGCACAGAGCAGGCGAGGGTCTCTCCAGCGTCAGTGGCGATGCAGTGGACGTGCTGGTGAGTCTTGGTCCTTGAACACACACGCAGTGTCGGTGTTCCCTGGGATGAGGCAGGAAGCACGCACCCAGCAAGTCTGTCTTTTAAGGTAAGGCACCAGGGCCACTGCTCGGCCTGCAAGCTGGATGGGGACCAGACAGCtacagagcctggcgggccagcGTGGGCCACCAGCCAGCATGAGTCTCCGGAAAGCGAAGGCAACAGGCCTGTCCCCCCGGAAACACTGACAGTCCTTGCCAATGACACCATCTGCACTTTCAAGAACAActtagaattttggaaaacttgtaCTGACCACCAAGAGCCTGGCAGCTTTTCGTTACTTCAGAGTGTCTCTGAGGAGGTCACTGGAGAGACTGACAAGTGGAGTTTTCCcaactttcattttttacataaTGAAATACGTCAGCTTCCGGAATGTCTGAGCAGCTCAGTGACTGAAATGTTTCCCGGTGATCAGTGCTGGACGCCACAAAATCGGGCAGGGCTGGAAGATCCATCCACACTGCTGGGGTTGGAGGTCACACTGCCGGCCTCAGAGGCCACACCATGACCAACAGTGAAAACCACGCCTGGACCCTGAAAAGGTGCCACTCAGACAAGGACGTCAGCCATCACCTGCAAAGGCTATCAGAACAGGCCTCTCGCTTCCACCCACGTGTGTGTGAAGCAGTCTGGCTTCACACAACCAGAACGATGCCCTGAAGACGGACCGCAGAAGCAGGTGCGAGAAGCCGAGTGGCTCCCCCGTTTAggaagtcagtgatgctaccgtGCAGAAGGCTTATTGCTCGAGGGGTGTGAGTACACTGAAGACTGATGTGAACTACCCAAGCAAAAGCTCTGGGCTCCCTTGACGGCTTCTGTGTGAGCCACTTGAGTTCCACGGCTTCCATTCGGGGCTGTTTACGTCTCCGTCTCTCTGTGGAGACGTCTGCTTCAGCACCTGCACTTGCTCCAGGGGTCTCACCACAAGACGGCTGGCGTAGACGCCCCTCTGCGACCCGGCCCGCTGTTCCTGGGTCCAGGACGCCCAGGAGACAAGAAGGACACGCAGGGCTCGCTGCTCTGCCCCTCTAGCCTCTCAGCGGGGAGAGGATACACGTGCCAACGCCCACTTGTCCAGAACCGGAAGTTGGCGACAGCCTCTGAAGCGGTACAGGGATGTGAGGACCCGAGAGTTAAGAGCCGCTGCCCCCTGACCGCAGAGGCTGCCAGGAAACGGACGCGTCCAGTCCAGGCCTCTGCCTCCTCACAGCAGAGCGGCCCTTGGCTCCCCCGAGTCCACCAAGGCGGCACCGGGCGCGTCTTCACGGCAGGCGAGGGCAGTTCCTCGGCAGCGAGCCGAGCCACCCTGCTTCTGCTGCTCTCTGTACCAGGTGTGTCCCGACCCCACGCATCCCTCAAAACTTGTGGGAAGAGTGACATGAAATTAAGCACCGGGCACAGCGAGTCTGGGTTTAAGCAACAGTGAGAGAAACGGAACTCACATTGTTGGCAAATATTCGAAGGTCCAGAGCCACCGCGTACATCACAGGCAGAGCCCTACGGGCAAAAAGAAGCACGTGAGGCTCCGAGGCCGCAGGCTCCCtccccagggccagggccagccaGGGGCCCCAGCTGCAACGGAGGCCCCCACCCCCATGGGGCCtggtcctcccctccccttccttccaggAGCCGTGGACCCTCCTGGTCTGTGCCTCTGGCTGCACGAGCTCCGCACCCGCTGGCCCAGCCTCCCCGGAGGCCAGGGGCTCAGCCctgactgccccccacccccgctgggCCAGGAATTCTCctcgccccccccaccccccatgcaTGAAAACAGGACGTGCGGTTCAGAATGATCTCCTAACAGGGCCCAAGGTATGGAGCAGACAGATGTCGTCAAAAGACTTCTAAAACCTAGCTGGCAGTCTCAGTTTCACGAGGAGGACAGATCTTCAGTCAAAACTCTCGTAAAAGGTATCTGAAAGCCTTCAGTCACTTTAGCATAAACAAAGTTTCAGCATTTACCAAGGCTGTTAGCGAGCCGTGCGACAGTCTAAGGTAACCCAGATATCCCGTGCCTGTCATCCCAAACGAACTGTAGCTGATCCGCATCTGTCACCCAGGTTCAAAGCCAGAAGGTGGAAGTGAAAGCGGccgtcgtgtccggctctttgcaaccccaggggcttctccaggccagaatgctggcgtgggtagccgttccctccttcaagggatcttcccaactgagggttcaaacccaggtctcccacattgcaggtcgagtctttcccagctgagccaccagggaagcccaagtaagatcaaaactgacaaaggagaaaaagcagcGGTGACTAAATACCTGGGGGCATGGAGCGGCTGACATGACGCTTTATACTTACAGGAAAACACTGGAAATTATCTGGCTGACCTGCCATTTAAGTTTACACTGACTTAAAATTCCAGTATCTGTGTTGATACCATCCTATGTCAACACACAATATCAAATACCAACACAGAAAACACAACACATAGTTATTTAgagtaaatcttttaaaaacgAATGCTTCTGATGAAGAAAAACCCATTTGCTCGTTTCCAGCTCTTTCTATTCGTACTTACCAGTTTTCTTCTTTGTGGGCCTGAAATGCTCGCAGGAATGACGTACCATGTTAAGGAAGGTTCCACATAAAAAGTCAGGCGACGCTACAAGTCAGAGGCTGGCGAGCGACACGTTCTGAGCTGGAAGGGCTCTAGCGCCCGGCTCAGAAGGCGCTGTACCACAGCCGCAGGGGGCAGCCCCGCAGTGCTGAGAGCCAGGGCCGCCTGACCGAGGCCTCGGCGGGGTCCACTCCTCCCGGGGGCCCGCCTGGATCTGGGAGCGCTTCCATTTCCACAAGGGGACTAACCCACCCCTTAACTACACGCAACTGCTTTAAAGGCAACAGAACACTGTTCTTCacaacagaatgaaataaaactCTTAATCATAACCAACGTTCTTCCCTACTATGCAAGTGACTGGACACCAGGATGAAAGCTCAGACTAAATTTATGTACCCAAGTGGAGCAGCTAAATGAATTTCCCTTCCAAAAGGTTTTGATTCTCCCTGGTCTGACGTCCCGAGCTCTCAGCCCCCGGGGAACCCGCCGCCTCTGTCACACGCTGGACAGACGCGCCCACGACAAAGATATTGCACGATGACGGTCTGGCACTTGTACGCCTCGACGAAGTCATGGTTCCCCACCGCATACGTGCACCTGCAGGGGGGCAGCGGGGACTGAGGATGGGGGGCATAGCGCGAAGAGCCGGTGCGAGCCACACGGCCACACCGCGCATGACCCGCACAAACACCCTGCTCTCCCTGGCCCAGAGCGAAGCCAGAGGTCCTGCCAGCAGATCACAGAGCGGCTCACAGAGGCCACTGGGCGTGAAAGGAAATCCTTCACGTCACAGA
This DNA window, taken from Capricornis sumatraensis isolate serow.1 chromosome 12, serow.2, whole genome shotgun sequence, encodes the following:
- the PCID2 gene encoding PCI domain-containing protein 2 isoform X4: MLEKAAELLMGCFRVCASDTRAGIEDSKKWGMLFLVNQLFKIYFKINKLHLCKPLIRAIDSSNLKDDYSTAQRVTYRYYVGRKAMFDSDFKQAEEYLSFAFEHCHRSSQKNKRMVLIYLLPVKMLLGHMPTIELLKKYHLMQFAEVTRAVSEGNLLLLNEALAAHETFFIRCGIFLILEKLKIITYRNLFKKVYLLLKTHQLSLDAFLVALKFMQVEGVDIAEVQCILANLIYMGHIKGYISHQHQKLVVSKQNPFPPLSTVC
- the PCID2 gene encoding PCI domain-containing protein 2 isoform X3, with the protein product MAHITINQYLQQVCEAIDTRDGASLAELVSFKHPHVANPRLQMASPEEKCQQVLEPPYDEMFAAHLSTSFLRAFQAHKEENWALPVMYAVALDLRIFANNADQQLVKKGKSKVGDMLEKAAELLMGCFRVCASDTRAGIEDSKKWGMLFLVNQLFKIYFKINKLHLCKPLIRAIDSSNLKDDYSTAQRVTYRYYVGRKAMFDSDFKQAEEYLSFAFEHCHRSSQKNKRMVLIYLLPVKMLLGHMPTIELLKKYHLMQFAEVTRAVSEGNLLLLNEALAAHETFFIRCGIFLILEKLKIITYRNLFKKVYLLLKTHQLSLDAFLVALKFMQVEGVDIAEVQCILANLIYMGHIKGYISHQHQKLVVSKQNPFPPLSTVC
- the PCID2 gene encoding PCI domain-containing protein 2 isoform X2, which gives rise to MAHITINQYLQQVCEAIDTRDGASLAELVSFKHPHVANPRLQMASPEEKCQQVLEPPYDEMFAAHLRCTYAVGNHDFVEAYKCQTVIVQSFLRAFQAHKEENWALPVMYAVALDLRIFANNADQQLVKKGKSKVGDMLEKAAELLMGCFRVCASDTRAGIEDSKKWGMLFLVNQLFKIYFKINKLHLCKPLIRAIDSSNLKDDYSTAQRVTYRYYVGRKAMFDSDFKQAEEYLSFAFEHCHRSSQKNKRMVLIYLLPVKMLLGHMPTIELLKKYHLMQFAEVTRAVSEGNLLLLNEALAAHETFFIRCGIFLILEKLKIITYRNLFKKVYLLLKTHQLSLDAFLVALKFMQVEGVDIAEVQCILANLIYMGHIKGYISHQHQKLVVSKQNPFPPLSTVC
- the PCID2 gene encoding PCI domain-containing protein 2 isoform X1, with protein sequence MAHITINQYLQQVCEAIDTRDGASLAELVSFKHPHVANPRLQMASPEEKCQQVLEPPYDEMFAAHLRCTYAVGNHDFVEAYKCQTVIVQSFLRAFQAHKEENWALPVMYAVALDLRIFANNADQQLVKKGKSKVGDMLEKAAELLMGCFRVCASDTRAGIEDSKKWGMLFLVNQLFKIYFKINKLHLCKPLIRAIDSSNLKDDYSTAQRVTYRYYVGRKAMFDSDFKQAEEYLSFAFEHCHRSSQKNKRMVLIYLLPVKMLLGHMPTIELLKKYHLMQFAEVTRAVSEGNLLLLNEALAAHETFFIRCGIFLILEKLKIITYRNLFKKVYLLLKTHQLSLDAFLVALKFMQVEGVDIAEVQCILANLIYMVWSHQRLHLTPAPEAGCQQAEPFSPAVHGVLTARPEDGGRLILVLLPPGARALQRSLSGLIPGMTSPASRLMSVPITKAWDSPSVLRPPLARLLATSPEGHPISQAAAVYFSRGLFVKASL